A stretch of DNA from Phenylobacterium koreense:
CGGAGCACCTGTTCCCGATCCTTCTAGTGCTGGGCCTTTTCACACGTCCCGCAGCCCTAGCGTTGCTCGGTATGACCGGCGTCATCCAGATCTTCGTCTATCCCGACGCCTGGCCAACACACCTGAGCTGGGCTGGCTTGCTGCTGCCGCTTATCGCCTTGGGAGCGGGGAACTGGTCCCTTGACAGGGTATTGCGCCTCGAACAACGCACGCCCGGGTTCTCGCAGCGGTCCTAGCGGAAAGCCGCCGCCGGACGGCTGTGACCGGGGTGCGGTTGTGATGGGCCAGTTCAACCGGCGCGCCATTCAGGTCGATCAGCGGTTCCGTCGGCGCGCCAGCACGGTCGAGATGTCTTCTTCGATGCGCTCGATTGGGTCGCCTAGACGGACTTCGCCGCCTTCGATCACGCGGGCCAGGATACCGCCATGGCCGCGGACGGCGTTGTAGCCGCCGGGACCTAGCGTTTCCTCCATCCGGCCACAGGGCGCGCACTCCCCTGCCCCTTCGAGGATGACCGGTCCTATGCTGAAGCGCCGGTCTTTCAGCGCCAGCAGGTTGACGCCCCGCGTCACCAGATTCCGCCGGAGCTGCTCTGGTTGGGCTCCGGCGCCGGCGAGGAACTGGCCGATCGCGGCCAAGTCCTCCGCGGCGATCAGGGTGACCTGGCGGGGACCATTTCGCGAGGAGATGTAGTGGTCGCCTTCAAGGCCCTCACCCGGCGCCAACTTCGCCGCCGACACCGGGATCATCGAGGCGCGACGTGCGGGCCGAAGGCCGATCCATGCGAGCTCGCCGGGCGCTATCGGCCCAGAAAGGAGCCGCTGCAGGGATGATTGAGACTCCATTGCGCGCTCCGGGATTGCGGCCGCGCTAACGTCGGCCGGCCTTGGGATCGATCCGGACACCGTCCAGCGCGCGCCATCCGAACGCGAACAGGGGACGGACCTGAGCGGCGAAATCGGCGATCAGGCTCGGCAGGTTCGGATCGGCGAGTTCAGCGCCGGTCAGCCGGCGTCCGACCAACCACTGGGTCTTCTTCAGCGTTGCGTCCAGCGGCCCGCCAGCCTGTTCCTCGAAGCCCTTGGGCGTCCGCTTGACGGGCGCGCCATCCTCCAACTCGAGACCATTGTCGTCCAGGGCTTTCTCGACAGCGAGCCAGGCTTCGGGATCGGCGACGATCTGCTTGCGGAAGGCGTCGATCAGCGGGCGCTGATCCCAAAGGTAGAAGCCGGCCGTCAGGAAAGGACCTTCACCGGCGTGTTCGTCATATGCGATTTTCGCCGAGGGCAGCGTCGAGGGATCAAGCGGATCGATCGTCCGGGGATCGAAAGCCCGCGCCGGCCCGCCTTCGGGCTCGATGTGCACATAGACCGCGCCGGGCGCCATCTTGCCGCCCTCGCGCGTCAGGCTCGCCGCGACGTGGGTCTTGTAGGGTCGCTTGTCCTTGGAAAAGCGAACGTCGCGGTGAAGGCGGAAGATGCTTTTCTTCGAGTCGCCCACGAACGGCAGGCCCCGGGCTGCGAACTCCGTGTTCAGCGCCGCGATCAGACCGCCCATGGCCGGCTTCAGCCCTTCGTCATAAGCGGCGCGGTGCTCGGTGAACCAGGCCTTGTCGTTGTTGGCCGCCAGCCCCGTCAGGAACCCCAGGTCTTCATTGGAAAAGCCTGTGAAGGCCTCGGAAGGCGACGGATCGTTCTTGGGCATAAGGATTCCGGGCTCTCCGAAGTGATCCTTGTTGCGAAGACGCCCAGGCGCGCGTCCGCACTGCGCCACCGAAGAT
This window harbors:
- a CDS encoding DoxX family protein produces the protein MASITSIYGRAAALAERPLPPSLLLLVARFGIASVFFASGRTKTAGLLTITDSTYELFRSEYALPIMSPVVAAHIATYSEHLFPILLVLGLFTRPAALALLGMTGVIQIFVYPDAWPTHLSWAGLLLPLIALGAGNWSLDRVLRLEQRTPGFSQRS
- a CDS encoding MOSC domain-containing protein, producing MESQSSLQRLLSGPIAPGELAWIGLRPARRASMIPVSAAKLAPGEGLEGDHYISSRNGPRQVTLIAAEDLAAIGQFLAGAGAQPEQLRRNLVTRGVNLLALKDRRFSIGPVILEGAGECAPCGRMEETLGPGGYNAVRGHGGILARVIEGGEVRLGDPIERIEEDISTVLARRRNR
- a CDS encoding DUF2461 domain-containing protein translates to MPKNDPSPSEAFTGFSNEDLGFLTGLAANNDKAWFTEHRAAYDEGLKPAMGGLIAALNTEFAARGLPFVGDSKKSIFRLHRDVRFSKDKRPYKTHVAASLTREGGKMAPGAVYVHIEPEGGPARAFDPRTIDPLDPSTLPSAKIAYDEHAGEGPFLTAGFYLWDQRPLIDAFRKQIVADPEAWLAVEKALDDNGLELEDGAPVKRTPKGFEEQAGGPLDATLKKTQWLVGRRLTGAELADPNLPSLIADFAAQVRPLFAFGWRALDGVRIDPKAGRR